Proteins encoded together in one Chryseobacterium sp. G0201 window:
- a CDS encoding FUSC family protein, translated as MNYSAELKKFVTSQYVYSAIRITLATVLPCLVLAHFGILKEYFLFPLGTSFVALCDQPGPFIRRRNALTFAIFCFVFVALIASLVMHVKILVFLELIVFGMFFSLIGVYGQRLAAVGSLSLVVMAIFIDGHLTGANIFKSLLIFASGCTWFLLIFLIVTTIQPYKLASQMIGENYLQLAEFLKIKANYYQKNPDFDKLTTQVIAKQIGIKNLQEETRETVFKTRTIVNESTTTSRLLMLMFLNSMDLHEKLMTSESDYQKLQQSFEDSTILVHIHDYLNLLADEITNIGISLQIGTRAKPMTNLDLAHKNLNAHYFELRNKQLSPDNLENFMILRQILMRINEITKEINEIYKVFSQNVKLAKSLSTGLDLKKFMPNEEKLNFKVLRNNISLSSSHFRHALRITIALLIGYLFSMFQFFAIGHAYWILITIVAILKPAYSITKQRNLLRLYGTIAGASVAYAILHFVHINAILFSILLLSMIMCFSFLKGRYFWAVSFMTIYVFLSFNFLSPGKVDVIFKDRIVDTIVAGIIAFIVSYIVLPVWEHTQNLDLMKKSAESNLIYFQSVISKFLEGDFDLEDYKVKRKNAIISLANLSDNFQRMISEPKNQQKKLEVVHQFVATSHLITAYTASLSQYSKNNEKYPEIDAESWSRKIEAEMQKVSALLNGDEINETLKMESRIEPEDSSIDDLMLKRRTEIEENEIVDRRDPDKISHLTELKNIHDVLELIFDVAKEQRKVIEKYKSESETTETVKVIPQQS; from the coding sequence ATGAACTATTCCGCGGAACTCAAAAAATTCGTTACCAGCCAATATGTATATTCTGCTATCAGGATTACACTGGCTACCGTTCTGCCATGTTTGGTTCTCGCCCACTTCGGAATTCTGAAAGAATATTTCCTCTTCCCTCTCGGAACCAGCTTTGTAGCACTTTGTGATCAACCAGGACCATTTATAAGAAGAAGAAATGCATTGACCTTTGCTATTTTCTGCTTCGTTTTTGTTGCGCTTATTGCAAGTTTAGTAATGCATGTTAAAATTCTGGTCTTTCTCGAACTTATTGTTTTCGGGATGTTTTTCTCGTTAATTGGGGTGTACGGACAAAGATTAGCTGCCGTTGGATCATTATCATTGGTCGTCATGGCGATCTTTATTGATGGCCATCTTACAGGAGCCAATATTTTTAAAAGTTTACTAATTTTCGCTTCGGGTTGTACATGGTTTTTATTAATATTCCTTATTGTTACAACGATTCAGCCATATAAACTGGCCAGTCAGATGATTGGTGAAAACTATCTGCAGTTAGCTGAATTTTTAAAAATTAAAGCCAACTATTATCAAAAAAATCCGGATTTCGATAAACTGACAACCCAAGTTATTGCCAAACAGATCGGAATTAAAAACCTTCAGGAAGAAACCCGAGAAACTGTTTTCAAGACTAGAACCATCGTTAATGAATCAACGACAACAAGCCGACTGCTGATGTTGATGTTCCTTAATTCCATGGACTTGCATGAAAAATTAATGACTTCCGAAAGTGACTATCAAAAGCTTCAACAAAGTTTTGAAGACAGTACAATCTTAGTTCATATCCACGATTATCTCAATTTATTGGCGGATGAAATTACCAATATCGGGATTTCTCTTCAAATCGGAACTCGTGCAAAACCGATGACCAATTTAGATTTAGCACATAAAAATCTAAATGCTCATTATTTCGAACTTAGAAATAAACAGCTGTCTCCCGATAATCTGGAAAATTTCATGATTTTACGCCAGATATTAATGCGTATTAATGAGATCACCAAAGAGATTAACGAGATCTACAAAGTATTTTCACAAAACGTAAAGCTGGCAAAAAGTCTTTCCACAGGATTGGACTTAAAGAAATTCATGCCTAATGAAGAGAAACTTAATTTTAAAGTTTTAAGAAACAACATTTCTTTATCTTCATCACATTTCAGGCATGCATTGAGAATTACCATTGCTTTATTAATAGGATATCTTTTTTCCATGTTCCAGTTCTTTGCAATTGGCCATGCCTATTGGATCTTAATTACGATAGTTGCCATTTTAAAGCCAGCCTACTCCATCACAAAACAGCGAAACTTACTTCGTCTGTACGGAACCATTGCCGGAGCTTCAGTTGCATACGCTATTTTGCATTTCGTACACATTAATGCCATTTTATTTAGCATCTTGCTTTTAAGTATGATCATGTGTTTCAGTTTTCTGAAAGGACGGTATTTTTGGGCAGTTTCATTTATGACGATATATGTTTTCCTGAGTTTTAATTTTTTAAGTCCGGGAAAAGTAGATGTTATTTTTAAAGACAGAATTGTAGATACCATCGTTGCAGGAATTATTGCTTTCATAGTTTCCTATATTGTTTTACCTGTTTGGGAACATACACAGAATTTAGATTTAATGAAAAAATCTGCGGAAAGCAATCTTATTTATTTTCAAAGTGTTATTTCTAAATTTTTAGAAGGAGATTTTGATCTTGAAGATTATAAAGTAAAACGTAAAAACGCCATCATCTCATTAGCCAACCTTTCCGACAATTTTCAGAGGATGATCTCTGAACCGAAAAATCAGCAGAAAAAACTGGAGGTTGTCCATCAGTTTGTGGCGACTTCGCATCTTATCACGGCTTATACCGCTTCCCTTTCTCAATATTCAAAAAATAATGAAAAATATCCTGAAATTGATGCTGAAAGCTGGAGCAGAAAAATAGAAGCCGAAATGCAGAAAGTCTCTGCCTTATTGAATGGCGATGAGATCAACGAAACCCTGAAAATGGAAAGCCGCATCGAGCCGGAAGATTCTTCCATCGATGATCTGATGCTGAAAAGGAGAACTGAAATTGAAGAAAACGAGATCGTAGACAGAAGAGATCCCGATAAAATCTCTCATTTAACGGAATTAAAAAATATTCATGATGTTTTGGAATTGATCTTTGATGTTGCCAAAGAACAAAGAAAGGTGATCGAAAAATACAAAAGTGAATCCGAGACTACAGAAACCGTTAAGGTTATTCCTCAACAATCGTAA
- a CDS encoding HugZ family protein, with protein sequence MNHTNTQDEAQKQAKPLTPKVKELIANTKSVILATVDAEGTPNSSYAPFVQQDNTFYILVSFMAKHTKNLSEERKTSVMFIEDESATKQIYARERLTIEATTSQIERDSDTWNSVVCQLKETHGKVVDVIAEMKDFILIALHPVKGSYVNGFGSAYFVDENLEIMEHRNDVNHQSK encoded by the coding sequence ATGAATCATACAAATACACAGGACGAAGCTCAAAAACAAGCAAAACCTCTTACTCCAAAAGTAAAAGAACTGATTGCAAATACAAAAAGTGTAATTTTAGCTACTGTTGATGCAGAAGGAACGCCTAATTCAAGCTATGCACCATTTGTACAGCAAGACAATACGTTTTATATTTTGGTTTCTTTCATGGCAAAACATACGAAGAATCTTTCGGAAGAAAGAAAAACTTCTGTAATGTTCATTGAAGACGAATCTGCTACAAAACAGATCTATGCTCGTGAGCGTTTAACAATTGAGGCTACAACTTCTCAAATTGAAAGAGATTCTGATACTTGGAATTCTGTTGTTTGTCAACTAAAAGAAACTCACGGAAAAGTAGTTGACGTTATTGCTGAGATGAAAGATTTCATCCTTATCGCTTTACATCCGGTAAAAGGTTCTTATGTGAACGGATTTGGGAGTGCTTATTTTGTAGATGAAAATTTAGAAATTATGGAGCACAGAAATGATGTGAATCACCAATCAAAATAG
- a CDS encoding 4'-phosphopantetheinyl transferase superfamily protein, which produces MPLYRDFSDDTATILVWKYDETEDLNIDELLESENAEKVKDYHPKKLLEVLMVRKMFKGLKPNSKILYKEREPFLSPKDAEISITHSFPFAAIAISKNKIGIDIEKFNSKILRVIDKFTYENERGFIPFDNEATFYTIIWSVKESMYKIHHSKYWSLKKNYEVKPFELKYLHDISCRVYDDQFSDEFKARVKFFDDYCFTIVEE; this is translated from the coding sequence ATGCCTCTTTACCGCGATTTTTCTGATGATACTGCCACAATTCTCGTATGGAAATACGATGAAACCGAAGATTTAAATATTGATGAACTTTTAGAATCGGAAAATGCCGAAAAAGTAAAAGATTATCATCCCAAAAAATTGTTGGAAGTATTGATGGTGAGAAAAATGTTCAAAGGCTTAAAACCAAACTCCAAGATATTATATAAGGAAAGAGAACCTTTTCTTTCACCTAAAGATGCAGAGATTTCTATCACCCATTCTTTTCCTTTTGCCGCAATCGCCATTTCTAAAAATAAGATTGGAATTGATATTGAAAAATTCAACTCTAAAATTTTAAGGGTAATCGACAAATTCACGTACGAGAACGAGCGAGGTTTCATTCCTTTTGATAATGAAGCTACTTTTTATACAATTATTTGGAGCGTGAAGGAAAGTATGTACAAAATTCACCATTCTAAATATTGGTCTTTGAAGAAGAATTATGAGGTAAAACCTTTTGAATTAAAATATCTTCATGACATAAGCTGCAGAGTGTATGATGATCAGTTTTCTGATGAATTTAAAGCCCGCGTGAAATTCTTCGACGATTATTGTTTTACGATTGTTGAGGAATAA
- the ahcY gene encoding adenosylhomocysteinase: MSTTTQYVPYKVKDISLAEWGRKEITLAEAEMPGLMSIREEYGPSQPLKGARIAGCLHMTIQTAVLIETLVALGAEVTWSSCNIFSTQDHAAAAIAAAGIPVYAWKGLNEEEFDWCIEQTLFFGEDRKPLNMILDDGGDLTNMVFDKYPEFTKDIKGLSEETTTGVHRLYERMKNGTLVMPAINVNDSVTKSKFDNKYGCKESAVDAVRRATDLMLAGKRVVVCGYGDVGKGTAASFRGAGSIVTVTEIDPICALQAAMDGFEVKRLDTVVDNADIIITTTGNFNIVRGEHFLKMKDKAVVCNIGHFDNEIDMAWLNENYGSTKSEVKPQVDIYTIEGKEVIILAEGRLVNLGCATGHPSFVMSNSFSNQTLAQIELWTNSAAYGNEVYMLPKHLDEKVAALHLKKLSVELEVLSTEQAEYIGVDVKGPFKPEYYRY; encoded by the coding sequence ATGAGTACAACAACACAATACGTTCCTTACAAAGTTAAGGACATTTCCCTAGCAGAATGGGGAAGAAAAGAAATTACCCTTGCAGAGGCAGAAATGCCAGGTTTGATGTCTATCCGTGAAGAGTACGGACCATCTCAACCCCTTAAAGGAGCAAGAATCGCAGGATGTCTTCACATGACGATCCAGACAGCTGTTCTTATCGAAACTTTGGTAGCTTTAGGAGCTGAAGTTACTTGGTCTTCTTGTAATATTTTCTCTACACAAGATCACGCTGCTGCTGCAATTGCTGCTGCAGGAATCCCTGTTTACGCTTGGAAAGGTCTTAACGAGGAAGAATTTGACTGGTGTATCGAGCAGACTTTATTCTTTGGTGAAGACAGAAAACCATTGAACATGATTCTTGATGATGGTGGAGATTTAACAAACATGGTTTTTGATAAATACCCAGAATTCACAAAAGATATCAAAGGACTTTCTGAAGAAACTACTACAGGAGTACACAGATTGTACGAAAGAATGAAAAACGGAACTTTAGTAATGCCTGCAATCAACGTAAACGATTCAGTTACTAAATCTAAATTCGACAACAAATACGGATGTAAAGAATCTGCAGTAGATGCTGTAAGAAGAGCTACAGACCTTATGTTGGCTGGAAAAAGAGTGGTAGTTTGCGGATACGGAGACGTAGGTAAAGGTACTGCTGCATCTTTCAGAGGAGCTGGTTCTATCGTTACTGTTACTGAAATTGACCCAATTTGTGCTTTACAAGCTGCAATGGACGGTTTCGAAGTTAAAAGATTGGATACTGTGGTTGATAACGCAGATATCATCATCACAACTACTGGTAACTTCAACATCGTAAGAGGTGAGCATTTCCTTAAAATGAAAGATAAAGCTGTTGTTTGTAACATCGGTCACTTCGATAACGAAATCGATATGGCTTGGTTAAACGAAAACTATGGTTCTACAAAATCTGAAGTTAAGCCACAAGTAGACATCTATACAATTGAAGGTAAGGAAGTTATCATCCTTGCAGAAGGAAGATTGGTAAACTTAGGTTGTGCAACAGGACACCCAAGTTTCGTAATGTCTAACTCTTTCTCTAACCAAACTTTGGCTCAGATCGAATTATGGACAAACTCTGCTGCTTATGGAAACGAAGTTTACATGCTTCCTAAGCACTTAGATGAAAAAGTAGCTGCTCTTCACCTTAAGAAATTAAGCGTTGAGTTGGAAGTACTTTCTACTGAACAAGCTGAATACATCGGTGTTGACGTAAAAGGACCATTCAAACCTGAGTATTACAGATACTAA